The sequence tattttgagttattaccaatagcgtccaatgcctttaaactgaatttaaccttggagcccctctttaaatCATGCATGTACTTTAACCATGTTAACTGTGTTGGCATAATGACAATTAACAACCTTCAGTTGGCAAATAGAGTCTTTTTTCAGACTgcttaacaaaaaaattgttgatactaTTAACAAAAACTTGTAGCCACAGTAGTAACCTTTGTGATTTCAAGTCTACTTGGCATACCTGGCTAAGGGATTACCGTTGCCCATCATATTTGTATCGGTTGTACTTCTCTATTTAGGTGTTGATGCATGAAATGGAAAGAATTTCCTGAGCTTATATATTTTAACACTGTTAACATTgctaatgaaataaaatattatgaaCATCTTAGTATTGCTTACGACATTTCATTTCTTGAAAGATTGCAACATATCTCTTTTAGGGTTGgccctagacttgtggacaagtcgttaaatgtctgtcgcggtgatagcatTCCAACTCTCCCCAAGAATCCTGTGATTCCAGACTCCCGCAAGACTACTGCTTTCCATGACTACGGTCCCATTTAGTTAATGGGGAGTAGAAgacggcaaccagcagttcgcgcaagagcagtgatctcgcgagagcaccgtcacaactcgactatctcactgcGGAAGACCAttaatgacttgtccacaattCTAGGTTTGCCCcggcaattttcaaaattttggggCATTCACTGGACCTAAATTTTATGAAGTTTGGCCAAATTGAAGCAAGGTCTTTGGAATGGTTTCTACTTGGTGTAGGTCTTGGTGTTTAAAGCCTTACTGTGAAATCTAGAACATTCTATGGTCTTCTCTTGATTTTTGTTGGTGAAATTATACATGAAATAGTTCCATATATATTTTGTTGGCCGTACCGACACACCAATTGCGTGTATCAGTCGGACGTGCAAGCTTGTACGGGGAGAACCATGCaagcatgcaacttttcctaggatcagctgatttcctctttttgtaATCTCATTTTTACCATACAAATTTTTTGAatactatacaaaatcattgacatTTTGAAATTTCCTCTCTTTtagtgaagttacagttgcatgcctgaccaTGGCATAAAGCATTTCAAATTGCTCAAATGAAGCTAAACCAATCCCCTATCCCTCCCACTTGTAATAAACAACTTGCTGGATCCCGTTTTGTCACCCGATTTAGTCTAAGTACAGCATGGGTCGTCAACTAAATCCATGTGGATCCACTTTGATTATACCCACTGGCAATTCATCGGCTAATATACTAATGAATTATTCACTGGCAACTCATCGGCTAATGTACTTCTGAATTATCATCCGCATCAGAACTTAGCCCTGCCTCCTCCAAAACATCACAACTCTCTTCGCGTTCCACTGGCAATGTAACAGCCACTGCCTTACATGGTGACTCCTCTGGATAAAGAACAGCCAATTCTTCATCGTTTAGCCCATTCTTCAGCACGATGTAGTCTAGTCTTTTACGATATTCCTTGAGGTCTTCCATAAAGGTTGGGATTTTCAGGTTGGGAGAGTCGAGGTCCGCATGACCCTTTAAGTTCTCCACATCTTCCAGAGCGACTTTCCCGAGTTTGTACAGGGTGTGGAAGTCGATGACGTGGCGATAGCGTAGAACCTTTAAGGCACCTTCCAAGTACACTTGGTCTTTCTTAAAACATCCTGAAATTATGAAAATGGTCATGTCATCCGAAGAGATTTTTGTGTAAGTACAGTGACAAGTTAACTGGAACATAACTGAATTTGTACTGTatttaattttgggttgaacaaagacaacccTACTAGAGAGGACCTTGTAACCTTTGGATTTATGTGCCAGCattttaccaactgagctttctagccttAAATGTGGGTGATCTGCCTACATACATcatgtcaatatctttgtttgggttGCCAGTCAGAGGCCAATACgtactgtctttaaaacacacaGAACTGTGTATTGAAACTTCACCAGCTACATGTAGGTTCACTCATCGTTCATGTGGAGTTTAATTTGTTCTTCTTGCTGGTTTGAACCACGTGTCTTGCATTAGAAAAGACTTCCAAGGATTGTGATGGTCGTAATCTGACACGTGGTGCAAAAGAGCTTTTCCTGTTCAATGGACAagtttataagaaacattgactCCAAGGAAAAACTGCTTTGATAGTTTTCTCAACCCAACAATATTGTCTTAATGTAACTCCTCTGTAGTGTACAATTACAGAAGTTTAGGTGGCTGGCTGCAAATCCTCAAGAATTCTACATTTGCTGTAAGATCTCAGACATAATAGTTTGTAGTCCCAGGCCTGGAATGTtgtctttgagagggcaaggccatttttattttgcaaagggcacctccaTTGAAAAATTGAAGAGGCAACAAGGAAGAGTGAGACTAGCACTGACCTGGTTTAGACGTGTCGACCTGACCACGCTTTGCTCTCAAGCAGTACTCCCATCTTATATCGGGATCCTCGACGTACTCTCCCAAATCGGCAAACAAGCCGACAAAAGACATCTTGGAGGCAGTGTAGGTGGAGTAGTACAACATCGCTGAGCGGAACAAGACAGGCTCCTTGCGGAGTAAGACGCTGTGAAGACTTGCGATGCCTTCTTCTGTTGCTTTGACTGGACCAATTCGATGACTTCTTCGAACCTTGGCTGAACTCCACGGGTGTTCGCAGTTGTTTGCGCTTCGGATATAATGGGTGCCTTGATAAAACACAGAAGAAGGGAATTATGGAAAGTTATAAATAGACGTATTCATGGCAGAATATCTCTGAATAGGAGTGAGTGGCCCCAAAGCTAGTTTATTCAATTGGCTACCAAATTCTACAAAAGAAATAATGTGATCAGTAACAGGAAAGTTAAAGCCAATGGCTAGATGTCATGGTGCACTTGTGACAAACTGCACGTTCACCAACAAACTACACCACTCTTGCGCAAACACACAATTAACGCAAACACTTTTGtgttcaaaatttaaaatacaactCTAAAGATTAATGGTTGAAGTCACCCAAATGATGCGAGGTTGAACAAGGTAAAAAAACTACTAGTGCAGGACTCGAACctgcaacctctggattaaAGTACCAAAGCTCTACCAACTGGCAtgtctagccctaatgttggtagtctccctattttgtcagcgtctttgtttggggtgccagtcattCAACCTTTGTCACTGCAGTATACACCAAAGTTTATGATGCAACCTGGCAAATGGCAGCACAGGTTAtacttcaaatatttacaaacaaaaataaatgacaagaTGATATGTATCCCATACCTATTTCATGCCTCAACAAACCGTCTGACCACTGTGACTTCAAGATATTCGGTCTGACATTAAGCGTTGGCCGGCCGTTCATTCTCGTCATCAACGCCCTGGCCACCAGCGTTACACTGAGGTTGAGTGCCACTTTGTTGACGAGACCCTCCTGGGCTAGGTACTGGTGGAACATTGACGTGAACTGGGAGGTCGTGATGGGTCTCCCACCTGTTGAGGTTTCAAACTTCTTATAGGTCTTAAATCTTTCAAGGGTGACTTGGAAGATTTTTATAGCCTGTGGAGAATAAGCAGAAATAAAAACAGCATTTAACCTATGGTCACTCGCTTTTAAATACTTGAGTTTCAATTTgagcatgaaacgtttctcagattgtgttttctgaTTACGAACTATTCTTCCTGCACGGACATTTATAACTGCTTCAGATTTTGGGCGCTACCTCAAGCACttccacaaaaaaatgaaatttgtacaggttagttttattgtatctcTACATAATTTCTATAGTGActgaaacaatcaaatggttcaaattaaatgtgcctttaaaatttcaaaggtttttcatttcattgttcTTGTTGGGTCACATGAAGTGACAGTTACCAATGTTGTCCGCGTGCTTTAAAAGTACAGCAgaaacagagtgtgggtttgattttgataccCGGTCAAATGCTGGGTAGGTGCATTCTGTTCTACTAGCCAGGCTCTAGTGGATGACCCATGCCTACATCGTtttggactgtgaagggggtaaccctgtttcaggagtaggtggcaacgtgcacTGTttgcagttgatttgggtcgatagtcCAAATCaattaagtgtagccctcaccttgaagtggcttctGTGGCATTGAGATACTAGGCGAtctctcaaaaataaaaaaatgtaaaaaatacatAGTTAAATTTTTGACCCACCGATTGAATCAGCTTGTCGGAGGCCTTCCCATGTCTTTGGAGACATTTAGCAGACGGTGGAGTCTTGTACGTAAACTGTGGATTGTAGGAATAGTTGCTGCTGAAAAACTTAGCCTTCTCCTCCTCAACATTGTCAGGTGTTATGGCAGCCAAGAGAGGGACACTCTTTGGTTTCTTTGGGGGCTTACCAGAGACATTCCCCTGCTGTGCCGACCCCGGCTTCAAGTCTACATTATTGGCAAGCTCTTTTTTCGTTCGATTCGGCTGGCTCTTTGTAGTTTTACCACTACTGGTACCACCTAAGTTTTTACGACAAGGCTTGATGGCTGATTTACTGCTGTTactttttggggtgtttttggTAAGAGTTGGTAATTTCACGCTCCTCGCAGGAGTGGATGAAGTCCTCGATGACATGGAAAGTGTCTCGTCAGTGGAGTTGGACCTCTGTAGTCTGGTGACCCCTTGATTTGTTGTCCTGCTTCCTGCTGAATGTTGGGGCCTGTAGATTCCAGATGCAATTCTTGAGTTTAAATTCAGACCACTTTCAAGTTGTATGGTGCCCGACAATATTCTGTCACATTTTTTGTGGGAAGCTGGTTGAAAACATACCACACTGACTTGCTCGAGGCTCATCTGTgatgaagaaacaaaacaaaaagagggtCTCCCATGAATAAAAACACTGTGCTTACCGCTTAAAATTACAGTACATTAGTATGGTATGTACATTAGTCCACATACTTGTCTTTTAAAATGTAACTCTCCTCCTGGAGGAGGCCAAAGAGGAGGGTaacgttattgcaactaaagTCTAAAGTATAGTCCAAAATACAATATAGGTTGCGATAACAATAgctgcgataacgtaactctcctCACAATGGCCACGTGGCCGTATCCTCCTCTGGACAGTCGTAAGGGTCGAGGGGAGGGTTTCGTTGTGGCAAGTAATTACAATCGTGGTCAGTAGTAAGTAGGCCTATTCTGTATAGATGTTTGTTCATGGATTATCTCCGGTTACGTGTGTGACATATATGGAAGCCTTTTTGAAGTAAACTTCTGGGAATATTTAATCTGCTTTTgaggttttgttgttgtattaaTATACAACCAAATACTATACACTACAGAGATTGTACTGTAGTATACTAGTAGTAAACAATACACCCAGTGACTTGGGCGCtagattcttttttttctcctcgaaattttgacatcgaaaaaaggaatcctaagcgccccagtcactgggtctaagTACAACATTAGTAAAAACAATTCTGATAATTTCATTTTACATGAAAAAACGTGTGTTTCCGAGGTAAGCAACTGACatcaaacaattaaaaaactcagcgatttatttttattggctgagctttatttattaaaagttTAATTAATCtttctttgaattgaaaaacTTCTAAGACATATCTGAGTGATAGTGACTGATAGgctatattataacacccctggcaagtattctgcctgctcattggtttagagcgcgtcacatgacatgtcttagttttgctagacgacggccgtgtgatagtgcgtcggtttgccatgcgctagtccaaagactagcacacggcgccgtgcgctagtccgacagactagcacacggcgtgcagtacccagacgtccgttgtgtgtacgaggatgataaattaatagtctgtaaccatttcggattgcacgacactacatgcaacacagtaagtaaaagtgtttgcaatctgtattcgcgtcgtccgtggattgtagcattcaggtctgtaacttaataatagtacagtatttagaaatgtttggggtgttataaaacaaatagaCTGCtgttactcgtgcaatggttaaaaactatgactccctcggtgatccccggagcgttctattttcgctatagaacgctccggggatcacctcgggagtcatagttttaaccatagcactcgaagcagtcaatatttgtatattattagtaggcctatattataTAGGGATAGTATAGACAGTGAGTGAGAATAGACTTCGAGCTTTGTTCTTTGGCTACTCGTCCGTTATAATTGTTTGatcttgtttgttttaagttATATCACCCACCGGCACTGGCATCACGATATCCAACTCTTCCCCGGCATACGCACCGGGTTCTCCCCGGCCGTGCAAGCCGTTGTCAGGTGCGAGCGTCCGTTGTCGGGCTCGAGTCGACCCATGGTGCGAAAGTGCCTTCCGACGGCGACGCATTATCTGAAAACCCTGCGATATTTGTTGGACTAATCAGAGTCCAGATGGTGGGCTGTCAACCTTTGAACTAAAGaggctaattttttttttaactatactAAAAATATTGCAAAAATTTCAGTTTTAAGCCCGGACTTTTGCTGCTTCTGCGGGCCGGGCGTGTTTACACGACTAGACTCTGTGCTAGGTTTGTTGAtttgcaaaaatatttcaaaagagggcgctcttcaagtCCACCACTATTTTTTCACcgttcttcctccatgggccTAATAATTTCAGCGGCTAAGCagaatgcttaccagaataaggttaccatcctAAATACCATATAACAAGTTCTATCTGTTGCTTTTAtactgcttatttttgctaataAATTTGTAAGCTGTGATTTTTAACTATCCCACATCCGCGCTTTTATTTAGCATGGGGGAAAACATGTTCTTTGAATTGACCTAACTctttggggcgggggggggggtgcgcgTTGTCGCTTAACTTGAAACTTCATACTTGACTTGAATAAGAAAGTGTGGGCGACTCTAGAAATAACATTGGAAACATAAATTTCACCTTCATTATAATATCAATATATTGATCttttattcaaaaataaaattagattTCTTTGGTTGTTCTAGATAATTTTATGAAGTACATAATAATCATTGCGCGATTAACAGGAAGATTTTGAATTTAACTACTGAGTGCACTCAAACTCGCTCCATGTGTCACCAAAAGTCTCCTTTTCGGACACAGCCTAACTAACTACAAGAAACTGTGGAGACTTGAATAAGAATAGTCTTTCTTCCCAGGTAGTTTGCCCCAAAAATCCTTGTGCCAGAAGAGCATTTTCAGAAGAAATCAAATATaattttaattacaaaaaataatcaTCATTTTAGAATTCAACAGGATGAAGAACACTATTCAGTTTAAAATCATACAAGAAAAAATAAActggaaaaaaaccccaaatctGCAAGATTGGGTTGAATTGTACAAAAGTAATGATTCAGGGTTCTAAACAAAGTAAATTTGACATCAGCAGGATTAGAAATAAGTGCACATACAAATGTTATACATttcactagccttgctcaaggcagtcgaattattcactccgaaaaaagaccgccgctgtataaaaacccacccgtattcactgtgcgtaaaacccacccgtattcactgtgcgtaacatcgcatgacacgatgcccccgtacactattcgcatgcggaggccgtcaggccgacagccttgtaggatctgtgttgaagccactgacctcattactataataagcaaagagatcccacggtcagctcattaccataatgcccgcgaaagatgaaacatgtctacatcatcacacaccaccaccacggacgctcagcgagcatgataggcgtgtgtgattggacgtcaaaatgaataattcatttgcctcacatcctgtgttgtctgataggtctgacgagcgatatacatattcatgagctgcatactagcatatcctagagcccccccaatttcgtccactattggaattttttcaatacaacacattaaaacgggaagatacagacccgacaaggctgtcggcctaacggcctccgcatgcggttagtggtgtacgagtgcgatgacttgtgtgaaaagtattcgtgcgatgtgacagtgtgtatacgggtgggtcattcggtgtgatcgcacacaccatgcacagggtatacggcgggtgggtttacagctgcgtcttttcggagcgaataatgcgactgccttgagcaaggctaacatTTCACGAACTCTGTGAGTGTActagttacatgtacatttacatagGCTGTTTTACGTACGCAATTTATATACGTGTACAGACAATCTAACGTTAAACAACATACATCGGAAACTTGTGAATACTTAATTATCTTAACGAGATCTCAGCTGGATAATTCTAGAACATTCTCTCATATATTCTTAACAACTGTTCCTGTAAACCTTAAGGATTAAAGTAATAAACATTCATTGGCATTAcaggtaattattgtcaaagactgtaTCGTGAATACTGCTAAATGTTAAAGTGCCAAGCACAGTAAAATACGATAAACCCTTGAACACCATTATATTTGACAGCTCTATTTTAAGCAAAGATTAAGCATAATAAACTCTGGGGAAAAGGCACTTTTCGCCACACTACAAATTAGAAAACATAGACGAGTAAGTAGGTAGGTAAGTAACGGCTAAGCCAACTACCAGTATAAAAAAGCAAATCGATCAATTATGTTGGGAATTTAGTAAAAACGTTTTTAGTCGGTATTTAAACGAGCTAATCTGGTCTTTGCTTTTCTGCTTGTTCTTTCCATTATTTCAGTAAGCTCATGATTTGTCAATGGAAGTGCTTAAATGCGatcactgtggtccagtggtaagactgcaggacttggTTCGAATACCCAAAGCTAACccctgatttcacaatgactaaaaCAAGAATGGTTGtctactgaatcacaatttcttgatttgtgcaactcatatTAACAGAtgctaaaccaatgtttgtttgagcaagaggctgttgccagcttggcatttATATCTCCTAGTAGGAATTTCAGACTTCCGTTGAAGGGAAGACCATTGAATGAAAATGGCCTAGCCCTTTTAGAGATGAAATTGTAAGCCTTCTAATACTCCAAGAAACTATGGAATGGGTGTTTCAGAGTTGCAGATCCCTTCAAGTCCAAGAGCTCGATAAGAACTAAACATTCCAAGACGGTTCCAGACATTTGGGTGACTAAGCTGGAGGCAGCTCTCATTGTTCCTGTGTGAGAATCCAGAAATATATCTTAAGAAAGCTGAGATGGCTAGTTCGGAAAGGCAAAGCCAAGTTATTGAGATGGTTTGTGTCACTTACTACTCCTATATGTCATTTGGTAACATTTTCCAGTGAGTTGATTGGCCGGTATTGAACCATTCACCTACACAGGCTGTGTACAATGATAGCACAACTGTAAACAGATTtgactgtgaacattttgtgtTGGTCGTGTATGCATTCAGCAGTACTATCAACCATATCACTAATCTCAGTATAAATCACATTCATAAAAACCCGcaacagtttcgctactcctattagAGGAGAGCCCCTCATGTGTGGGTGTTTACAGGGTTGATAAATGACCAGCTAGAGCTGTTTATGACCCACTGGCTTCCACGTGTCAGGCGCGCGCATTTGCCAATAATATCACGTGGAACGTGCAATTTAGAGCTAATAGTAActgcgcgtaatctatttctaagcatttgtgtaatctatttctaagcgcgcgcgtacacacaacccatgcgcatcaaacagattcttcacaaagtttttggaaaaaaatactccaaacctcaaattttcaattgtcaaagtgttttttaacaaaagggcatttatgaatgggagcaactcgaccgatccaaggcaa comes from Asterias amurensis chromosome 3, ASM3211899v1 and encodes:
- the LOC139934664 gene encoding microtubule-associated tyrosine carboxypeptidase 1-like encodes the protein MRRRRKALSHHGSTRARQRTLAPDNGLHGRGEPGAYAGEELDIVMPVPMSLEQVSVVCFQPASHKKCDRILSGTIQLESGLNLNSRIASGIYRPQHSAGSRTTNQGVTRLQRSNSTDETLSMSSRTSSTPARSVKLPTLTKNTPKSNSSKSAIKPCRKNLGGTSSGKTTKSQPNRTKKELANNVDLKPGSAQQGNVSGKPPKKPKSVPLLAAITPDNVEEEKAKFFSSNYSYNPQFTYKTPPSAKCLQRHGKASDKLIQSAIKIFQVTLERFKTYKKFETSTGGRPITTSQFTSMFHQYLAQEGLVNKVALNLSVTLVARALMTRMNGRPTLNVRPNILKSQWSDGLLRHEIGTHYIRSANNCEHPWSSAKVRRSHRIGPVKATEEGIASLHSVLLRKEPVLFRSAMLYYSTYTASKMSFVGLFADLGEYVEDPDIRWEYCLRAKRGQVDTSKPGCFKKDQVYLEGALKVLRYRHVIDFHTLYKLGKVALEDVENLKGHADLDSPNLKIPTFMEDLKEYRKRLDYIVLKNGLNDEELAVLYPEESPCKAVAVTLPVEREESCDVLEEAGLSSDADDNSEVH